Below is a genomic region from Schistocerca americana isolate TAMUIC-IGC-003095 chromosome 1, iqSchAmer2.1, whole genome shotgun sequence.
CACAACATACATACTTTGATCCGAGCTGTTGGTGATGCCGCCGTGTGAATGTCAAAGAAATACTTCGTTTGTTGACGTTGACGTTGTGGAAGACGCGAGCGGTGGAAGTGCGTGATAGTACATAATCGATGTGTGGAAGGAATTTTGACAGTAGGAGAACAAGACAGTCAGTTTGATGGTCTGATGAAAGGACGTACACTGAAACCTGAAAATTGTCAGTTATGACATCCTGCTGGATTTAATATGGAAGGAGTTCTTTGGAAGTGGACAAACTATTGGAGCGGTATGTTAGCTTTCAAAGATTGCTttgtacagcagaaatattaggaaACTTTGATATATTAATTGTTACAGGATGGCAGACACGGTGGTTTATCTTGGATGATGGCGTGCTTGCATACTATAAATCTCAAGACGAAGTTAATCAAGGATGTAAGGGGTCAATgaaggtgtcagcgtgcgaaataaTAGGTAAGTTTAGTCTGTAAACATACACGACAGAATTATTATGTACGTAAGTTTAGAGATTACTGGTATTGTTGTAGTGAACCCCGTGGATAACACTCGCATGGATCTCGTCATACCAGGAGAACAGCATATCTACTTGAGAGCACCATCATCTCAAGAACGTCAACAGTGGCTTGTAGCATTAGGCAGCGCTAAGGCATGTGTCACAACTAGAAGCCGGAAGGATTCAGGTACTGGTTACAACTCCCTCTCTCGTTGTTGCCAGAGGACTGCTTAATTGTTAcgttgcattatttatttaaattgaacACAAGAGAAAAGGAGATACATCTACCATTCTTACACTATGAATTTGAAGAAAAAGTTACAATTTTACGTGTTTAAAAATTCTGGTGCACGATAAAAACAGTTCTTTGTAGTAATGTTTGCTCTTAAATGCTGTGTCtgaagcattttttatttatttacttattttttagtgTATTGTAAAAATGTAACAATACAGTAAATTACACTTTTCTGACCTAGTGATGCTCTCAAAAACATTAGATGGCTATTTGAGTGTCCTCTGCCACTATTAACTGTATTCCTTGTTCTGTAAATGAAATAATCGCTATTTAAGGATATTGTTTCAAGGATAGACAAACGCTGAACACTTATTGCTGCAAGATCACCAGGCAAATGCCAGACTAGTGTCTTCAACAAGACTACAGCCAACCACTTGTCCTACCTTCACCTAAATgaatttaattttctatgtattaaGCTGTTAAATGCTATATCATTTGGGGTCAAGGGAAGCATCTTATTCCATCCATTTGGTTTGACATGTGTTATAGGTGTGTTGAGTTGTGTGAACCAATATTTTTGAGTTGGGTCTTGTTTGTAGATGGTGTgttatagtatttgctgaaacacacTTGTGTTAGACAGTCATGTTTGAAGATGTTTGTGTTGTGGGCCATTTCCTTCTGTCAACCATATTCTAATTTACAGTCTGACATTTATAGCCTTATTGTATCAGGTGTTCATAAATGATCCCTACAACGTTGACAAGGGATGTCTCAGAAATGGGGTTGGAGAAAGGTATAGTTTGCAGCATAATGTTCACACatgaacacacacatacacctaaAGTTTTAGTAGCTGTTTAACAGATCTCAGTGTGTGCACAATGTGTAGGAGACAAGATATCCAGGGTATTAGAGTTCCTCCCATGTCTGGCCAAGCAAGTTCTCACTGAGATATGGTAGAAAGTGTTCTTCACAAAcactcaaacaaacaaaaaatctagTGGGGTTATGTCTGGAGTCCTTCAAGGCCAGGAAATGGTTCCTCCTCTGCCAATCCAGCGACCTGAAAATGATGTCCAAAGCCTTGATACAGTTAGATGTCCAatgagaaggggtaccatcctgtTGTAGCATGTCAAGTTGCAGTTCTTCAAACTGTGAAAATGCAGATTATTCCAACAGGTCCAGATAAACACTCAAAAGTTGTCGACACCTCTGTAGAGAAAAACCATCTAACCTCAGTCGTGTAGCAGACCATTCGACACATTTACCTTTGGACTGTCACTCACAGTTTCCATGCTAAAACTGGGGTTCACAGGGCATCAGCTCCTCACATTTTTTTGGTTTACTTTCCCAGAAAGAAGAAACTAAGCTTCATCTGTGAAATCATCATTTCGTATAGTCCGGGTCATTGTTGATGTAACTCAGAAACTCCTTTGCAAATGATCTGCACTTTGGCCTGTCATCAGGTTGAAGCACATTCAGTAGCTGCTGCTCGTAGTATAAAGCTTCAGTCTCTTGTGTAGCACCCAGCGCACTGTGGTTGGAAGTAGCTGCAACAGTAAATACTCTTGATGGATTGAATTGGTTGGGCTCTGGATAAAAGCCTGTTGCACCCATTCTGCATTTGCATGTCATGCTGACACCCAGAACTTGTGCTGTTCATGATACTTCCTGGTTCATTGAATCTCATGTACCACTGTCAGATGGGCAGACTTGAAGGTGGGGTGCTTCTTTAATGTATCCAGAAGTGCTGctagaactggatgtcaaatttggTCTCTGTCAACCATTCTACAACCCATGTCTTCTCTTGAGTAGTGGCCATTTTTGTCAGTAACTAAGCTGATAAACAAAAAGTGAAGATCATTTGGAACACACTGCAGTTATCATTCATTTGACAATTTCATTAGCACAGTTGTAGTTTCAAGCATATATGTTCAAGTCATATTAAAGTTTGTAACAACTTTCTACTGTCACATACAAGCCTCTTGCACTTATTCCACATTTGCATCAGTATGCTCAGACTCCCTGAACTTGGATGTTTCACTGTTCAACTTGTTACCATTGAATTATAAAATAGCATATGAACATTAGTACTTCAAACTTTACCGCTAAGTATCCAAGATATTAAAATTTGCAGTTAGCAAGTAATATTAAAGTATTTAATGACAAAAGTAATTTGACTGCCTTTTCAATAATTAGTATTTCGGCAGCACATTGTGTGGGTGAAgcatatttttttgtaattgtttGATTTGTCATTGTTGTTTCTGATGTTATTTAATTATTACAGATGTTATTTTGTGCacttgttactgaatttagttagAAGTATTGCCGTATAGCCTCTGACTTGTTTGTTTGCTTTCCAGATTTATCTTTCATTTATTGTGCTCTGTAGTGGTCcagttttgagacattcctgtttTTATATGAAACTCTCTTAGTACTCATACGTTTACTGTGTAGCTTCACTATAAACAGTGGAGTGTGGTAACTTGTCACCATTCAAGGAATCTTTTTTGATCAACTCTGGTCGATATTTCTGACTACTTAAATTTGCAAAAAATTAGGAAAGCATATAAACAATCAATGCCTGAAGACCATATGGCATGTTATAAGAAAATTTTTTCAGTAGAActatatattttcatttcattagCACTGCGGGTTGATTAAATTATGTATACTTTCTTGTTCCATAGCTTGTTCATTAACAGTTAAGGCCTTTTTGTTCATTCCACTGGCTTTATACAGTTTTAAAATTTCAGCTGATTCTAACCCTGATACCCTTAAGACAAAGAAGTCTGAGTTAAGATTGTACTGTGACCTGTTGATGCAGCAAGTCCATATGGTTAAAACAGCAGCCATGAAAGAGGGTGGACCAGAGGTGGAAGTAAGTACTAGATATTTTGACTGCAGTAGTTTGTTCAAAAGAAACATCTCTTCTAATGAGGGAAAAATTTGCAGCCATATGGTAATAAGTAGTCAGTTTTAACATGTGCCTCAACCATTACTTGGACAATAATTTAAACACCCATCAGTACAGCACACTACCTGCAAACTTCATGAATGATAACTGAATAGTAGCTACAGTTTCTGTTGGTTTGGCTCCATGTCCACTGAACAAAATTTCTGAGAAACCGGGTTATAGCACTTGCCGTGTTCTTGTCTGTGCATGAAAACGTATACCCCAGATTATGTACTTACCAccctgttttcttcatttttaagtaCATTATTTTCTTCAATGTTAAGTGCATTGGCTATCAAAATTTCTTTATTGTTCATGTGGATGGTTTCAGCAAGGGGGCACCCCTGGTGATTCAGCTATTTTCCTTGATAGGGGCTTTCAAAGTGCGCCTTCCAGAACAATTTATAAATTATGATGTGGAGTTATATGGCATTGTTACAGCACTGGAATAGATTCACAGGCATCACAATACaaggtttctcatctgttctgacttgcTCAGTGCACTATAAGTGGTCCACCAAATGTATTTGGTAGATCCGTTGATCCAGCTCATCCATGACTCTTTAGAGGCTCCACCACTGGGGCACAGAGGTGAACTTTTGCTGGTACCTGAACATGTTAGATTCAGGAAAAGGACATAGCCAACAAAGCAGCCAAAGAAGCATGTCGGGTTGGTGTTTTTACATTGATCTGGCAGCCTCTTGCACACCGTCATTTATTATCTGACAAATGAATCGTCATGTCAGTGGTAAACTGAGTGGTTGGAGGTGGGAGAAAACAAACTCCAGTCACTCAAATTGACCACACAGTCATGGTGGACTTCTTGCCAAACTCACCAATGGAAAGAACTTCCTGCTAATGAGACAGCACATAGAACATAATCATTAACACACAGCTTCGTCCTCCAGCGGGAGGATTCACCACCCTGTCAAGTTTGTAATGTACCACTTTTCGTTCAGCATATTTTGGCATATGTCCATCTTATGTACTGATATTGAGGCAGACCTCGGTTTGGCTGGAGACCTGCCCACCATCCTTCCTGATACTGGCACCAGCGGGATGTGGAATCTGAAATTTTATGAACTGTCAGGTCTCATCCCATAAGTGCTGAGGAAGGGAGGCAGTTTTAAA
It encodes:
- the LOC124604512 gene encoding pleckstrin homology domain-containing family A member 3-like, with amino-acid sequence MEGVLWKWTNYWSGWQTRWFILDDGVLAYYKSQDEVNQGCKGSMKVSACEIIVNPVDNTRMDLVIPGEQHIYLRAPSSQERQQWLVALGSAKACVTTRSRKDSADSNPDTLKTKKSELRLYCDLLMQQVHMVKTAAMKEGGPEVEKLDEATSLLGATCDTFIRTLEDCMKLSNANFTYELPHQHLTDTALPPVSNQTKSKIIKPAMPVIRSNSSDKKV